One window from the genome of Accipiter gentilis chromosome 35, bAccGen1.1, whole genome shotgun sequence encodes:
- the LOC126034621 gene encoding serine/arginine repetitive matrix protein 1-like, whose translation MRRGPPRPRHLTASQRHSSVSPRIPAPAREAPRLPGGGGGRILARGPGARGTSSCNAQARAAEPRARRARERPGPVRRAGARGPRSRDAGRREARPRATRGRARRIPARRGAAQRPSLRDARLAGAAPLRGARAGQVGPRATPARVQRTSSRAARRIPVRRAAGRRPPPSPPRGPAAPPARPPSCLARACTAGAALLLVPRPCRAPSPCKAPPLPRARPVFTQRAPVQGPASCNARPRQAPLTRPPPPPPSSCEAAPTLRPAARGHRPAPTPPPPPAACARDGLVRGSSLRGGCSRAAPLLVQGWASCEAHPCARPVPVEGASPGEDRPRTGPVPAQDSSSCKRTVLARGRSSCEPGPRVRPILTRRPRLSERRPRARPGLARGRPLRKARPRARCTLAPDPASREPGPRARLPPPLPRASPLVHTTPRPRPPPPVCTFVAAFATDCPPPPPLPPPTCLPLPHACPVPHPPPHRVPVPDRTLGGTRPKKKGKTKQKRGRVKKNGDENKGGGGKGGEWGDPGDSGDAGGGGTRGGLHGGRPHGVSPTGWPPWGDLRGDVPMGCHQ comes from the coding sequence ATGAGACGGGGTCCCCCCCGCCCTCGGCACCTTACGGCATCGCAGCGACATTCCAGCGTGTCCCCCCGGATCCCAGCCCCGGCGCGCGAAGCCCCGCGTCTtcctggggggggcggggggcggatcCTCGCGCGAGGCCCGGGCGCGCGAGGAACGTCCTCGTGCAACGCACAAGCCCGCGCGGCGGAGCCTCGCGCGAGGCGCGCCCGAgagcggcccggcccggtgcGGCGCGCGGGCGCGCGAGGACCGCGCTCGCGCGACGCGGGGCGGCGCGAGGCGCGTCCCCGCGCGACGCGCGGCCGGGCGAGGCGGATCCCCGCGCGCCGCGGGGCCGCGCAGAGACCGTCCTTGCGCGACGCGCGGCTCGCGGGGGCGGCGCCCTTGCGCGGCGCGCGGGCGGGCCAGGTCGGTCCTCGCGCGACGCCCGCCCGCGTGCAAAGAACGTCCTCGCGCGCCGCGCGGCGGATCCCCGTGCGTCGCGCGGCCGGGCGCCGCCCGCCACCTTCTCCgccgcgcggccccgccgcccctcccgcGCGCCCCCCCTCGTGCCTCGCGCGAGCGTGCACGGCCGGCGCCGCCCTCCTCCTCGTGCCGCGCCCGTGCCGCGCCCCATCCCCGTGCAaggccccgcccctgccccgcgcAAGGCCCGTCTTTACGCAACGCGCCCCCGTGCAAGGTCCAGCCTCGTGCAACGCACGCCCGCGCCAGGCCCCTCtcacgcgccccccccccccccccccctcctcgtgCGAGGCCGCCCCCACGCTACGCCCGGCCGCGCGAGGCCATCGccccgcccccaccccaccccccccccccgccgcgtgCGCGAGGGACGGCCTCGTGCGAGGCTCCTCCTTGCGCGGGGGTTGTTCTCGTGCAGCGCCCCTCCTCGTGCAAGGGTGGGCCTCGTGCGAGGCACATCCTTGCGCGAGGCCTGTCCCCGTGGAAGGAGCATCCCCAGGCGAGGACCGTCCTCGCACGGGGCCCGTCCCGGCGCAAGACTCGTCCTCGTGCAAAAGGACCGTCCTCGCACGAGGCCGATCCTCGTGCGAACCCGGTCCTCGCGTGAGGCCCATCCTCACGCGACGCCCACGCTTGAGCGAGCGCCGGCCTCGTGCAAGGCCCGGCCTCGCGCGAGGGCGGCCCTTGCGCAAAGCCCGCCCTCGTGCGAGATGCACCCTCGCACCAGACCCGGCCTCGCGCGAGCCCGGTCCTCGTGCgaggctcccccctccccttccccgtgCGAGCCCCCTCGTGCACACAaccccccggccgcggccccctcCTCCCGTTTGCACTTTCGTGGCCGCGTTTGCTACTGActgtccccctcccccacccctgccccctcccacttgtctccccctcccccacgcgtgtcccgtcccccatccccccccccaccgtgtccccgtccccgacCGCACTTTAGGGGGGACCCGCccgaaaaaaaaaggcaaaaccaagcaaaaaaggggaagagtgaaaaaaaatggagatgaaaataagggggggggggggaagggaggggagtggggggaccctggggacagtggggacgcCGGGGGGGGAGGCACGAGGGGGGGGCTCCATGGGGGACGTCCCCATGGGGTGTCACCGACGGGGTGGCCTCCGTGGGGTGACCTCCGTGGGGACGTCCCCATGGGGTGTCACCAGTAG
- the GRK1 gene encoding rhodopsin kinase GRK1 isoform X1: protein MDIGGLETVVANSAYVSARGGPGASGRDRRQRARLRLPHITQCEALRARLGGGHPPGGTGGAQNGGGGAQNGVADGGGGAGEDTSFRWQCVEQPIGKLLFQRFLEGAPGLAAAGALWAELEAYERSEEAERSGAAAALRKRFFTPGGAEHCSFLSAAATATPTGTTTSAEDFGQARRELLAHLEAVAWTPYRASPEFGRFVQFKWLEGQAVTAEAFVDFRVLGKGGFGEVCACQRRTTGKMYANKRLNKKRLKKRQGYEAALVEKRILARVHSRFIVSLACAFQTKTDLCLVMTIMNGGDLRYHVYNVDEDNPGFPEPRAVFYTAQILLGLEHLHQHRIVYRDLKPENVLLDDAGHVRLSDMGLAVELKEGQNKTRGYAGTPGFMAPEVLRDEEYDWAVDYFTLGVTLYEMLEAKGPFRRRGEKVENKEVTRRILHDPVSYSDRFSPAARAACEGLLAKDSSARLGFRDNDCSQLKAHPLFAAINWGRLEAGLVPPPFVPDPRRVYAKDLGDVGAFSSVRGVELDERDAALFDTFASGTVPIPWQEELIETGVFEELNIWGPPGTLPPDLDPASAPGGGVRSGTCCLL, encoded by the exons ATGGACATCGGCGGCCTGGAGACGGTGGTGGCCAATTCGGCCTACGTGTCGGCCCGCGGCGGCCCGGGAGCGTCGGGACGGGACCGCCGGCAACGCGCCCGCCTCCGCCTGCCCCACATCACCCAGTGCGAGGCCCTGCGCGCCCGCTTGGGCGGGGGGCACCCGCCCGGCGGCACCGGCGGGGCGcaaaatggcggcggcggggcgcaaAATGGCGTCGCGGATGGGGGAGGCGGTGCCGGGGAGGACACCTCCTTCCGGTGGCAGTGCGTGGAGCAGCCAATCGGGAAGCTGCTGTTCCAGCGGTTCCTGGAAGGGGCGCCGGGATTGGCCGCGGCGGGGGCGCTGTGGGCGGAGCTGGAGGCCTACGAGCGGAGCGAGGAGGCGGAGCGaagcggggcggccgccgccctcAGGAAGCGGTTCTTCACCCCGGGCGGGGCCGAGCACTGCAGCTTCCTCAGCGCCGCCGCCACGGCCACGCCCACAG GCACCACCACCTCCGCCGAGGACTTTGGGCAAGCGCGACGGGAGCTGCTGGCCCACCTGGAGGCGGTGGCCTGGACCCCGTACCGAGCGTCACCGGAGTTTGGGCGCTTCGTGCAGTTCAAGTGGCTGGAGGGGCAGGCGGTGACCGCCGAAGCCTTTGTCGACTTCAGGGTGCTGGGTAAGGGTGGCTTCGGCGAGGTCTGCGCCTGCCAGCGCCGCACCACCGGCAAGATGTACGCCAACAAGCGCCTCAACAAGAAGCGTCTCAAGAAGCGCCAGGGCTACGAG GCGGCACTGGTGGAGAAGCGGATCCTGGCGCGGGTGCACAGTCGCTTCATCGTCTCGCTGGCCTGCGCCTTCCAGACCAAGACTGACCTCTGCCTCGTCATGACAATCATGAACGGTGGCGACCTGCG GTACCACGTGTACAACGTGGACGAGGACAACCCTGGGTTCCCCGAGCCGCGGGCCGTGTTCTACACCGCCCAGatcctgctggggctggagcacctgcaCCAGCACCGCATCGTCTACCGTGACCTCAAGCCCGAGAACGTCCTCCTCGATGACGCTG GCCATGTCCGTCTGTCCGACATGGGTTTGGCCGTGGAGCTCAAGGAGGGACAGAACAAAACCCGCGGATACGCTGGGACCCCAG GGTTCATGGCACCGGAGGTGCTGCGGGACGAGGAGTACGACTGGGCCGTCGACTACTTCACGCTGGGGGTGACCCTCTACGAGATGCTGGAGGCCAAGGGACCCTTCCGCAGGCGGGGGGAGAAG GTGGAGAACAAGGAGGTGACACGGCGCATCCTGCACGACCCCGTCAGCTACTCGGACCGGTTCAGCCCGGCGGCGCGGGCCGCCTGCGAGGGTCTGCTGGCCAAGGACTCCAGCGCCCGCCTCGGCTTCCGGGACAACGACTGCTCCCAACTCAAGGCGCACCCCCTCTTCGCCGCCATCAACTGGGGGCGCCTCGAGGCAG gtCTGGTGCCCCCCCCTTTCGTCCCGGACCCCCGTCGGGTGTACGCCAAGGATCTGGGGGACGTGGGGGCCTTCTCCTCGGTGCGGGGGGTGGAGTTGGACGAGAGGGACGCGGCGTTGTTTGACACCTTCGCCTCGGGGACCGTCCCCATCCCCTGGCAGGAGGAGCTGATCGAGACGGGGGTCTTCGAGGAATTGAATATTTGGGGACCCCCCGGGACCTTACCCCCCGATTTGGATCCGGCTAGTGCGCCTGGGGGGGGGGTACGGTCCGGTACTTGCTGTTTGCTGTGA
- the ZBTB4 gene encoding zinc finger and BTB domain-containing protein 4 — protein sequence MAPVVEVSDAGHCRSLLVELNEQRLRGQFCDVTIIAEDTKFRAHKNVLAASSPFFKQALAEEPTCPTPAQVLELPGVQAGVFSDVLNFIYNSRLAVPSQAAARELGAVGRRLGISCLQGLEVGTPKEMNGSWTPPVTGDPRSPAAPVDLTCPPRSSDTPAVAEPVTASPSSASSSSLRCGLCGRGFSTAAALGLHAKLHRGRRGLACRHCGKSFIHVKRLQTHEVLCKDGHRDGDAVTTNTATPTPKQGKKALLLRHRALELIPEQEPVVKVVDGHVVYLCGVCQRSYMTLSSLKRHANVHSWRRKYPCRYCDKVFALAEYRTKHEVWHTGERRYQCIFCWETFVTYYNLKTHQKAFHGINPGLISSEKTPNGGYKPKLNALKLYRLLPMRAHKRPYKTYSQGLVADGILLPTANPVEPSATVGAFPSPRPEPASVIAYGRPSASVIVHSGAAAASVIAYNGRAGEAAAVPAVPAAPAAAPAARPMKKQVLRDYIEAQRAAGEAPVGDSGTAPTTQPSPAAAGTGSTTTAGRTMTYVAKPAYVGTAGESRAAPLCQITVRIGEEAIVKRRISETDLRLETTGTGTGTTASPTAQRRAAATAACSRRSGDDDSDAEDRLWRPYYTYKPKRKTTGGGTTGGATTGSTTGTVKAKKSRWRRKLRSLRWSTGDGDEGDGDAQSGDGHRRRDWQHPCRVCGKTFTALRKLRKHQRGHEGTSGGGGGVGTTGPPTPRVGRRPSLRFACSRCAKVCKTAAALSRHAKRHQAESPPPSPASPPPPTVIAYTPPAVAGVKEEGGGEKGGVSPPPPPGDDVAVPPPIPGDGADAVTGGEGVSPSPGPSGGYPVQEQPLALLRRGGDPEIGGGGGGGGGQRGGPPRPPPPPPSFPLPYGPRLVAAYPYPFPLPLALNVVLPENEGFLGGGRGGRPPSPPPLRTPHLWLPRRGRGATPESGG from the coding sequence ATGGCTCCGGTCGTGGAGGTGTCGGACGCCGGGCATTGCCGTTCGTTACTGGTGGAGTTAAACGAGCAACGGTTGAGGGGCCAATTCTGTGACGTCACCATCATCGCTGAGGACACCAAATTCCGAGCCCATAAAAACGTCTTGGCCGCATCCAGCCCCTTCTTCAAACAAGCTTTGGCCGAAGAACCCACCTGCCCAACCCCTGCCCAAGTTTTGGAGCTTCCCGGTGTCCAAGCCGGCGTCTTCTCCGACGTCCTCAACTTCATCTACAACTCCCGCTTGGCCGTCCCATCGCAGGCAGCTGCCCGCGAGTTGGGCGCCGTTGGCCGACGGTTAGGTATCTCTTGCCTCCAAGGGTTGGAAGTGGGGACCCCCAAGGAGATGAACGGATCTTGGACCCCCCCCGTGACGGGGGATCCCCGCTCACCCGCCGCCCCGGTTGATTTAACCTGCCCGCCGCGGTCGAGCGATACGCCGGCGGTTGCCGAACCGGTGACGGCGTCGCCGTCATCGGCATCGTCGTCATCGTTGCGTTGCGGGTTGTGCGGTCGAGGGTTCAGCACGGCGGCGGCCTTGGGATTACACGCCAAACTTCACCGGGGGCGCCGGGGTTTGGCGTGCCGGCATTGCGGCAAGAGCTTCATCCACGTCAAGAGATTGCAAACCCACGAGGTCCTCTGCAAGGACGGCCATCGCGACGGTGACGCCGTCACCACCAACACCGCCACGCCGACACCGAAACAAGGCAAGAAGGCATTGCTGTTGCGTCACAGGGCGTTGGAGTTGATCCCCGAGCAGGAACCGGTGGTGAAGGTGGTGGACGGGCACGTGGTCTACCTGTGCGGGGTTTGCCAACGCTCCTACATGACGCTCTCCAGCCTGAAGCGTCACGCTAATGTCCACTCTTGGCGACGCAAGTACCCTTGCCGTTATTGCGACAAGGTCTTCGCTTTGGCCGAATATCGCACCAAACACGAGGTCTGGCACACCGGCGAACGCCGCTACCAGTGTATCTTCTGCTGGGAGACCTTCGTCACCTACTACAACCTCAAGACCCACCAGAAAGCCTTTCACGGCATCAACCCAGGGCTCATCTCCTCCGAGAAGACGCCCAACGGCGGCTACAAGCCCAAACTCAACGCCCTCAAGCTCTACCGGCTCTTGCCCATGCGGGCGCACAAGCGACCCTACAAGACCTACAGTCAAGGCTTGGTGGCTGATGGGATCCTCTTGCCGACAGCCAATCCGGTGGAGCCATCGGCGACCGTCGGCGCTTTCCCATCACCGAGACCCGAACCGGCGTCGGTCATTGCCTACGGGCGACCGTCAGCATCGGTCATCGTTCATAGCGGGGCGGCGGCCGCTTCCGTTATCGCCTATAATGGGAGGGcgggggaggcagcagcagtgccggcggtgccggcggcaccggcggcggcgccggcggcccgGCCGATGAAGAAACAGGTGCTGCGGGATTACATTGAGGCGCAGCGAGCGGCTGGGGAGGCGCCGGTGGGTGATAGTGGGACGGCGCCGACAACCCAACCGTCCCCTGCCGCTGCCGGCACCGGTTCCACCACCACCGCCGGCCGTACCATGACCTACGTGGCCAAACCGGCTTACGTGGGGACGGCGGGGGAGAGCCGGGCGGCACCGCTTTGCCAAATCACCGTCCGTATCGGCGAGGAAGCCATCGTCAAGCGGCGCATCTCCGAGACCGACCTCCGGTTGGAGaccaccggcaccggcaccggcaccaccGCCTCCCCGACTGCTCAGCGTCGCGCCGCCGCCACTGCCGCCTGTTCCCGCCGGAGCGGCGACGATGACAGCGATGCCGAGGACCGTCTTTGGCGCCCATATTACACCTACAAACCCAAACGGAAGACAACCGGCGGCGGTACAACCGGCGGCGCTACAACCGGCAGCACAACCGGCACCGTCAAGGCGAAGAAATCCCGTTGGCGCCGCAAGTTGCGCTCGTTACGGTGGTCGACGGGTGACGGTGACGAAGGTGACGGTGACGCACAGTCGGGGGACGGGCACCGGCGGCGGGATTGGCAACACCCGTGCCGGGTGTGCGGGAAGACTTTCACGGCTTTGAGGAAATTACGGAAACACCAACGGGGACACGAGGGGACGtccggcgggggagggggggtgggtacAAccggtccccccaccccccgcgtgGGACGGCGGCCATCCTTGCGCTTCGCCTGTAGCCGCTGCGCCAAGGTCTGTAAGACGGCGGCGGCGCTCAGCCGGCACGCCAAACGGCATCAGGCGGAGTCGCCGCCGCCATCGCccgcgtcgccgccgccgccgaccgTCATCGCCTACACCCCGCCGGCGGTGGCGGGggtgaaggaggaagggggaggggaaaaagggggcgtcagccctcccccgccgccgggtGACGATGTCGCCGTGCCCCCCCCGATTCCCGGCGACGGGGCCGACGCGGTGACGGGGGGCGAGGGGGTGTCACCGTCGCCGGGTCCCAGCGGGGGTTACCCGGTTCAGGAACAACCTTTGGCTCtactgaggcgggggggggacccCGAAAtcgggggagggggaggagggggaggggggcaaagggggggacccccccgacccccccctcctccccccagcttcCCCCTCCCCTACGGCCCCCGGCTGGTGGCCGCGTACCCCtaccccttccccctccccctggcCCTCAACGTGGTGCTCCCCGAAAAcgaggggtttttggggggggggaggggggggcgtcccccctcccctccccccctccgtACCCCCCACCTTTGGCTTCCCCGGAGGGGGAGGGGAGCGACCCcggaaagcgggggg
- the GRK1 gene encoding rhodopsin kinase GRK1 isoform X2, translating to MDIGGLETVVANSAYVSARGGPGASGRDRRQRARLRLPHITQCEALRARLGGGHPPGGTGGAQNGGGGAQNGVADGGGGAGEDTSFRWQCVEQPIGKLLFQRFLEGAPGLAAAGALWAELEAYERSEEAERSGAAAALRKRFFTPGGAEHCSFLSAAATATPTGTTTSAEDFGQARRELLAHLEAVAWTPYRASPEFGRFVQFKWLEGQAVTAEAFVDFRVLGKGGFGEVCACQRRTTGKMYANKRLNKKRLKKRQGYEAALVEKRILARVHSRFIVSLACAFQTKTDLCLVMTIMNGGDLRYHVYNVDEDNPGFPEPRAVFYTAQILLGLEHLHQHRIVYRDLKPENVLLDDAGHVRLSDMGLAVELKEGQNKTRGYAGTPGFMAPEVLRDEEYDWAVDYFTLGVTLYEMLEAKGPFRRRGEKVENKEVTRRILHDPVSYSDRFSPAARAACEGLLAKDSSARLGFRDNDCSQLKAHPLFAAINWGRLEVWCPPLSSRTPVGCTPRIWGTWGPSPRCGGWSWTRGTRRCLTPSPRGPSPSPGRRS from the exons ATGGACATCGGCGGCCTGGAGACGGTGGTGGCCAATTCGGCCTACGTGTCGGCCCGCGGCGGCCCGGGAGCGTCGGGACGGGACCGCCGGCAACGCGCCCGCCTCCGCCTGCCCCACATCACCCAGTGCGAGGCCCTGCGCGCCCGCTTGGGCGGGGGGCACCCGCCCGGCGGCACCGGCGGGGCGcaaaatggcggcggcggggcgcaaAATGGCGTCGCGGATGGGGGAGGCGGTGCCGGGGAGGACACCTCCTTCCGGTGGCAGTGCGTGGAGCAGCCAATCGGGAAGCTGCTGTTCCAGCGGTTCCTGGAAGGGGCGCCGGGATTGGCCGCGGCGGGGGCGCTGTGGGCGGAGCTGGAGGCCTACGAGCGGAGCGAGGAGGCGGAGCGaagcggggcggccgccgccctcAGGAAGCGGTTCTTCACCCCGGGCGGGGCCGAGCACTGCAGCTTCCTCAGCGCCGCCGCCACGGCCACGCCCACAG GCACCACCACCTCCGCCGAGGACTTTGGGCAAGCGCGACGGGAGCTGCTGGCCCACCTGGAGGCGGTGGCCTGGACCCCGTACCGAGCGTCACCGGAGTTTGGGCGCTTCGTGCAGTTCAAGTGGCTGGAGGGGCAGGCGGTGACCGCCGAAGCCTTTGTCGACTTCAGGGTGCTGGGTAAGGGTGGCTTCGGCGAGGTCTGCGCCTGCCAGCGCCGCACCACCGGCAAGATGTACGCCAACAAGCGCCTCAACAAGAAGCGTCTCAAGAAGCGCCAGGGCTACGAG GCGGCACTGGTGGAGAAGCGGATCCTGGCGCGGGTGCACAGTCGCTTCATCGTCTCGCTGGCCTGCGCCTTCCAGACCAAGACTGACCTCTGCCTCGTCATGACAATCATGAACGGTGGCGACCTGCG GTACCACGTGTACAACGTGGACGAGGACAACCCTGGGTTCCCCGAGCCGCGGGCCGTGTTCTACACCGCCCAGatcctgctggggctggagcacctgcaCCAGCACCGCATCGTCTACCGTGACCTCAAGCCCGAGAACGTCCTCCTCGATGACGCTG GCCATGTCCGTCTGTCCGACATGGGTTTGGCCGTGGAGCTCAAGGAGGGACAGAACAAAACCCGCGGATACGCTGGGACCCCAG GGTTCATGGCACCGGAGGTGCTGCGGGACGAGGAGTACGACTGGGCCGTCGACTACTTCACGCTGGGGGTGACCCTCTACGAGATGCTGGAGGCCAAGGGACCCTTCCGCAGGCGGGGGGAGAAG GTGGAGAACAAGGAGGTGACACGGCGCATCCTGCACGACCCCGTCAGCTACTCGGACCGGTTCAGCCCGGCGGCGCGGGCCGCCTGCGAGGGTCTGCTGGCCAAGGACTCCAGCGCCCGCCTCGGCTTCCGGGACAACGACTGCTCCCAACTCAAGGCGCACCCCCTCTTCGCCGCCATCAACTGGGGGCGCCTCGAG gtCTGGTGCCCCCCCCTTTCGTCCCGGACCCCCGTCGGGTGTACGCCAAGGATCTGGGGGACGTGGGGGCCTTCTCCTCGGTGCGGGGGGTGGAGTTGGACGAGAGGGACGCGGCGTTGTTTGACACCTTCGCCTCGGGGACCGTCCCCATCCCCTGGCAGGAGGAGCTGA
- the LOC126034623 gene encoding uncharacterized protein LOC126034623: MTAGDKMVASNKMEEDDKVSGGGKIEGDKMVVGDKTVAGDKMATGDKMVMGEKVAAAGDKMAMGDKIAAGDKMAAGGSRCRGGRYRGLSRGRLMSRRRRRRRRHKMEAAPLGPGWEGAPPRPTPRGTRGGHGGGRRGNRVCVPPLGVTAEERGDEGTWTGGRRGGHNRGHNRGWGYSGTQPRTQPGYNSTQRGTQLRDDRTQAWTQLGIQPWTQQHTRGTQPLTQRTGLGVPQTTAQRVGVCVCVGASVVAPCSRHCTVSRVASCCVALSPYCQLHCAARCCGLYCTSVWSAWCCRPCRTSGCATRCCGSCCAVGCIAHAGCVVWLVVEHGRRLCHAAGCAVRQAALDGVAGRDVHHVVLHSVVGRCCVVGCGARQAVLPGVVGYTVHQTVLLAIAGCVVCQAVLRSVEGCAVCQAVVHSVTGCVVCQAVLYSVAGCVARQAVLHSVACCVVHQAVLRGVVLCVRLWCSVSWVVLCVRLHWTVLRVVLYVRLC; encoded by the exons ATGACAGCTGGTGACAAAATGGTAGCGAGTAACAAAATGGAAGAGGATGACAAAGTGTCAGGCGGTGGCAAAATAGAGGGTGACAAAATGGTGGTGGGTGACAAAACGGTAGCGGGTGACAAAATGGCAACGGGTGACAAAATGGTGATGGGCGAGAAAGTGGCAGCAGCAGGTGACAAAATGGCAATGGGTGACAAAATAGCAGCGGGTGACAAAATGGCAGCAGGG GGGTCCCGGTGCCGGGGGGGTCGTTACCGGGGCCTGTCCCGGGGCCGGTTGATGtcgcgacggcggcggcggcggcggcggcacaaGATGGAGGCGGCGCCGTTGGGCCCCGGGTGGGagggagcccccccccgccccacgccacgggggacacgggggggacacggggggggacgacggggaaACCGGGTGTGCGTCCCCCCGTTGGGGGTGACGGCGGAGGAACGGGGAGACGAGGGGACGTGGACGGGGGGACGGCGAGGGGGACACAACCGGGGGCACAACCGGGG ctggggctaCAGTGGCACACAACCACGGACACAGCCGGGGTACAACAGCACACAACGGGGGACACAACTGAGAGATGACCGGACGCAAGCGTGGACACAACTGGGGATACAACCATGGACACAACAGCACACACGGGGTACGCAACCACTGACACAACGCACAGGGCTGGGCGTACCACAGACCACAGCTCAGCGcgtgggtgtctgtgtgtgtgttggggcCTCAGTTGTAGCACCATGTTCCCGGCATTGCACCGTGTCACGAGTTGCATCATGTTGTGTCGCGTTGTCACCGTATTGCCAGCTACATTGTGCTGCACGGTGTTGTGGACTGTATTGTACGTCAGTGTGGTCCGCGTGGTGTTGTAGGCCGTGTCGCACGTCAGGCTGTGCTACACGGTGTTGCGGGTCGTGCTGTGCAGTGGGTTGTATTGCACATGCAGGTTGTGTTGTGTGGTTGGTTGTGGAACATGGTCGCAGGTTGTGTCATGCAGCAGGTTGTGCTGTACGTCAAGCTGCGCTGGATGGTGTTGCGGGTCGTGATGTACATCACGTTGTGCTGCACAGTGTTGTGGGTCGTTGTTGTGTGGTGGGTTGTGGTGCGCGTCAGGCTGTGCTGCCCGGTGTTGTGGGCTATACTGTGCATCAGACTGTTCTGCTCGCTATTGCAGGCTGTGTTGTATGCCAGGCTGTGCTGCGCAGCGTCGAGGGTTGTGCGGTGTGTCAGGCTGTAGTGCACAGTGTCACGGGTTGTGTTGTGTGTCAGGCTGTGCTGTACAGTGTTGCGGGTTGCGTTGCACGTCAAGCTGTGTTGCACAGTGTTGCATGCTGTGTTGTACATCAGGCTGTGCTGCGTGGGGTTGTGTTGTGTGTCAGGCTGTGGTGCTCAGTGTCATGGGTTGTGTTGTGCGTCAGGTTGCACTGGACGGTGTTGCGGGTCGTGTTGTATGTCAGGCTGTGTTGA